tacaaaattgtacctcgcaatctagATTGTTAATcggcataaaaaatgaaaaaaacgccattctgaggggaaaatatgaagggaggggttgaaaatttttgtggggatacctactaagcatatacataacttccagaaaaattttcaaaatcgattgaaatggggctgagaaaagtgttactgaaatttcaaaaaaggggggttccgcaaaaaggggaggtggtgtggatctgaaatttttcacggggtagtttctcgatggtaaccactttcaatgctgatatcaactcgaacgctctcggggcccatttcacccctcctatgcgccgatagcccttttgtgttttttagaaaacccctccctcacatttgaatggttcctgcTCCACCCCCTTGGGGATAGAAGTgaagttgatatatcattagatcggaaatttgacgtagattcttgtatctaccctcatttttcgctaaaatgcgaTGCGGGGAAGAACAtcgcaaaaaactggtttttgggggcttagatccacaataggggagaacgctcaccagggacgaccggggactcatcgcatcggattcgtgttcagcacaaaaaaatggaccagtataccaaaattcagctttctacctcacttttcccaatgacccttttttttcatctaattttcctggactatacTTAGATGATTTAGGTTTTCTGTAATATAGATAAATTAATATCTCCATCATAGAGACTCAAAGAGTAATACTTGTGTAGTTTTAGAAAATCGGAATGTTCCTACtcgaattcattattttttgtcgTACCATTAAAACTCACGATAAAGTAGTTCCTGTTTGTCAAAGTCCTTTTATAACCATCGttagatttttatgaaaataatacctAGTCTACATTTAAATAGGTTCCATTTTAGTATACCCAATAGGTCATCCTTATGTGTGCTCattattattgcaaaaatatgcTTTTCCCATACCATTCTAGCTACTAACTGTTTATGAGAAGGTGatctgacaaaaatgtgatttttttgagaaaaaaaaattaagcgatAGACAAAGACCCGTTTttatgtgattaattttttttttcgcatgtTTGTTTGCTTTTGTCAAAGATTTACATACATGCGTatgattgtgaaaaattgcCTGTACCCTTTCCTCGTTTTTATAATACACAAATAAGTAAAGTCACCAATTCACCATGCTTTCGGTTTtcggtatcaattttttttaacgcatGATGAATGCACGTGCACTTCTACATCTACATCCTGCTCATTACTTATTTATAAAAGCTTCTGCTTCAACTTGATTCCAGTAATCGCTTTTGCGTGTTAAATGCATGATCGATAGCTTGAGAAACTTATATTAttgtacttttcaacttttgtcattttattattatttccaATAGAAGGGACCTTCGtggcttttattttttaaaaaaacacacacacattaACGTGCATTTGTTTTGATTTGAGTTCTTAATGGTTCGTGTGCCTCCTGCCCCCAAATATGACCACAGTGTTATTTCGAGCCCCCTCCATAGTCCATTTTTTAATCCTATGAAGtcaaattaagtaattttttttgagattcaattttcttgtaacatgaaaaaatcaactcaacgACTTGAAGTTTGGAAATGAACAAACAAAAcgccaataaattttcaaatttttgggatatttcaagtttcatctcCCCTCCTCTTATGCAAAAAATTCGGTAATCAAACGtgccaaaattaaaaactgaagaaattttgaaaaaatttgtctcaaaaaaaaggttaaaaacaTGTGAAGTACCtagcataaaaaaaacaaaaaaaatgattaaaatcattggaaattacctacctaccaaaaaaataaaatttcagtgaaattttgccagaaaaaatgcataaagaagtatgaaatgatgaaattatgtaaagtaggtaataaaaaggGCAcgaaaaaaagcattaaaatcaataaaaattacaaaaaagtgataaaatttcaacaaattttggcaaaaatttgcattaaaaagttttaaaaccatGTAAAAGTAACAggagaatgtaaaaaaaaaaactttaaaatttaaaatttatgaaaatttgattttgaccaaagtcaaatgaaaaattgtttaaaataggtatgtgaagtgatacataggtatagggtaaatgtgcctaagtttgcgcacctaattttcaaacagccactactttttatgaaaagcagctagaatattgaaatttgtacagaaggttcctcaaacatttggctatgatttgcctcagaaataaaatttttaatcgatttagtttttgatattttgaccaaaaaccaaaaaaagtcaaatgcgcaaacttaggcatatgccttcctaagattgcgcattcaccttctcaagattgtgcaccagtgaaaaacatagaaattcgtcaatattgtttaattaatgatgaaagcaaacaaaatgtctcacaagaacgtgcatttgaaacttctgagtgaaccacactggaaatgcgctcatatctggtatttccagcattacacccatttctccctagcttttgacaaggagtaaactcgatacACGTATAgaaggtgtcatttcattccaataaattgaattcttaatgaaaatttcaaaaagtatcattattagtctagaaaagtagcaaaaactaaaaatcgcaatcttaggcacaggggtgttttttaaaaaattgaaaaattgaaacctaattaaagcagaaaatacttgaaatatgtgcttgttataatccccagacaatgacgaatctaaaaatagcttatttagatcTCTACTGCcgtttccataaaaattgtcgcgtgtgacttttattggaaaagttataaaaaaatttgaaaaaaaaatttttcgcttgTCATTTCGCGacacttggtgctaccatcaccaaaaaacgtgaagtatggtcattttgattcttctttcaagtaaaggcggtatcaatgttgtaactctcactggttctgagaaatcgttactgcgcaatcttaggaagcgcgcaaacttaggcacatttaccctaaaaacataaaatggaacattgaaatcaaaaaaattaacgacaatcattaaaatttaattttgcaaatcctttattataaaaatataaagaagaaaatttacaaaagctgatgaaattttagtgaaatttggtaaaaagtgcttgaaaaagtgtgtgaaaaaaaatgtcaatactTAGACCCAGCTAAcaaattaacataaaaaaatcgtataaaaatctataaaaattggaaaaggaAAGAACTTTGAGTAAATTTAGGGAATAATTgcataaaactttttgaaattacgtaaaatgatgagaaaacaCGAAATAAAAGGTACattgaaatcaataaaaattgcagaaaaagtaTATAACTCcagcaaaaatggcaaaacttgtgtgaaaaagtgttgaaaacatgtaaaattacgtaaaattgaaaggaaagcattaaaatttaaaatatttaaatattgCCAAAAAGGAATGAAATTCAAGTACCcaagttttgaaataaattgtacaaaaaacttttcgaaataatgagaaaatccaaaattgaaaatcaaaatcagtaaTGATaacaaaaagtgataaaatgtGGTTGTAttgcatgaaaaagtaatataaaTTTGTAAAGTAgtaagaaaactgaaaatgaagcatttaaattacctaatcaaaattgccaaaaagtaatgaaattatgCTAAAAGACGGCCAAAATTACATGAAGCTGTGTTGACaagttaaaatgatgtaaaaacacacatttaaaaaaacattaaaatcaataCAAATCACCAAAGTAGTACGAAGTTTTggtacaattttacaaaaattgcgtGAATCAGTGCTAAAATCATGATTACTAgaaaacttgatttaaaaaaaaaaaaaatgaggggtTAAATGGGAAAGGAAccttagttattttttttactgatttttacatGTTCAACAACTTCAaatagacttgaaatttttctctacacaaggaaatattttccaattcgtttttttttttttttttccatggaAGAAcatttcaatatcactgaatatggtgaaattgataaaaaaaatttaatggatgtattcaaaattataaaaatgaaaataaacaaaaaaatgactaaggcaccttttccatggaacccctcaattgaaaaaaaccaaaaagtaggcataaaatatttaaaacataagtaaaatgacataaaaatacctaccaagagcacattaaaatcaataaattatcaaaaaagtatgaaatgataaaattttgatgaaatttcacaaaaattgcatgaaaaagtgtagAAAATCACGTAGTATGAtataaaaacgtcaaaataacttcaaatggatgaaaatgatcaaaaattgataaaatgttcATTAAATTGGGCAAAACTTGCTTTATAGAGTATGTAAAAATGTCACATAAACTCAAAAAAACATAAGAATCAATGTAAAATATCAGGATAAAAGTACTTATGATATGCATgtgaaaattctgtaaaaagaaatatgaattaaaattgatcaaaattgcaaaaaattgaaaatgcatatAGGAAAAATGTTGGAGAAATTGGACCAGATTTTGCTCATGCGCTTTTTCTCTCATTCTCCTGCATTTTTGCGCTCACATAACAATTTGGAATCCCCCCTCTACACATATTCTTGCTGTACCTACATCACAGAATACCTATCTAACTCTTCATCAATTCATGACTCATCATTAACTCACgctgatattaattttttaggtGCTTCTGTCACTCATAAGAGTTAGAACCATTCACGTAGTATGCACCTTTTTAagcacacacacaaaaaaaaaatacatggaCACCAAAATATGAACAAATCACTGTAAACGTCCACAAGATCACCATTCACCAGCACTATATTTTCCAATGCATGGTACCTACCCACATTAGTATCTAActgtattacctacctacctattaacaGTCAACTTaggtaaaatcaaaaacaaagcGTTTTTGTTCAAcaaataaatacttacctaatatttatacctacaaattacatgtaatatttttcaggttttaTAATGTCTTTTGTACGTGTTATTGCTATTTTTAACGAAGGGTCTTTGTCTGCTTCTTAGGCAACGCATGTCAGCAACAGAATGTCTGTCACACCGTTGGTTGCAACGCAGAAAACCACCCGTCTCCAGGTCTCCTCCTTGTAATCCTATTCCTCAGAGTGAACTGGATCTGCAAAAGGATACATTGCGTTATTTGGTTGATAGATGGAATAACGATTCCAGTATATCTTTGGTATTGAATAACGAGGATGATAAATGTGAAAAAGTTATTGATATTTGTAAAGTGAATGGAATTACCGAGCAGCCAAGTAAGTCACGTGATGAGTTGGTTAGCAAAATGGCATCTTCACCTGCAAACAATCACACATCAGAACCATCTGTGATAAAACttaattcatcatcatcatcatctgaCAACGTTAATGAGTCATCTAACTTGGATAATATCGCATTGGTACCTATTCAAAGTATTGAAGCACCCCCTGTATCGAATCAAGTGCTTAAATCTTTATCAGATGTTACTTCAACAAGCCGACTTTCACCTAATTTGAAACGTTCTTTGAGCCCTGATACTGTCGCTGTGGAAGCAGGAGAGAAGGAACACACTACAAAAATATCTAAGTCACTGACACCATCGAGATCTGGGTCAAGCAGCCCGATAGTTTGTGAGAAACTTGTATCAAACGTAGAAATAGGAAACATACAAGATGAATCTAGTCAAGAGTTACCAAAGTCACCATTATTAGAAGTTCCTGGAAGAAAATCACCTCTGAAGCAATCTTCAAATATCAAGAAGTCTCCATCAGCATCACCAAAGCTGAAGAAGAAAACTACATCTAGAACATCATCTCCTGCAATAGATGATCACCTGCTAAATGGTAAAGATGAACCGATGAACTATGATGCAGAAATTGTTACTGATAAACCtagtgaaaaattaccaaaatcacCATCATTATTAGAAGTTCCCGGTGATTTATCTCAGGTAGAACCTACTAAAACTGTCAAGAAGTCTCCATCGACGTCTCCTAAACCGTTGAAGAAAATTGTGATTAAAACACCGTCTCCAACAATTAAAGATCAAAATGAACTCATACTTAATCATATTGACAGCAATAGTATCAAATCAAGTCAACAAAGATCAGAGGAGCAGGAAAAACTATCTCAGGTGGAACCCACAAGTGTTAATAAGTCCCCATCTGCATCTCCAATACCATCATTGAAAACAGTTGTTAGAACACCATCTCCTACTGGCAAAGATCAAGCATCAAATCTGCAAAATGAGCTCATATCTAATCACAATGACATTACAAATGAGGACAAATCTAGTctgcaaaaattagaaatgccAAAGACCCTATCTCCAACAGAACCAACAACTGTCAAGAAGTCTCCATCACCATCTCCAATACCATTGAAGAAAACTGTTGTTAAAACACCATCTCCTACAATCAAAGAACAATCATCAAACCCACAAGTTGAACTCATGTACAATCACACCAACATTACAAATGACAAACCTAATCAGCAAACATTAGAAGTGTTGAAGAATCTATCTCCAATAGAACCAAGAACTGTTAAGAAATCCCCATCAACATCTCCCACACCGTTGAAGAAAACAGTAATTAAAACACCATCCCCAACCATCAATGACTTAGCATCACATCAGCACGACCAACACATAACTAATAATATTGACATCACAAATGACAAATCTGGTCAACTAACATTAGAAATACCTAAAGACCTCTCTCAAGTGGAACCTGCAACTGTTGAGAAATCTCCATCAACATCTACCATACCAATGAAGAAAACAGTTGTTAGAACACCATCTCCTACAATCAAAGACCAATCATCAAATGAGCAAGACAAACTTATATCCAATCATAGTGATATAACCAATGCCAAACCGAGTCCACTAACATTGAAAATGCCCAAGAACCTATCTGCAATGGAACCAGCAACTATGAAGAAATCCCCATCAACATCTCCTACACCGTTAAAGAAAGCAGCTGTTAACACACCATCTCCAACAATCAAAGACCAATCATCAAACCCTCTAGTCCAATCCATTGATCAGTCTAATACCTTAaacatcaagtttggccaagaATTGTCAACTTCATCTTTATTAGAAGTACCAAAGAAATCACCATCAACAGACACGCTAAATACAAAGAAATCTCCATCAACATCTCCAAAACCATTGAAAAAGAAAGTAGCTAAAACTCCATCCCCATCAATAAAAGATCAACCAAGTCAAGAAAATGTTAATGCCAAGTCAAGTCTTGCAGTAACACCAGAAAGATCACCACAACGAGACATCTTGAAGGATGAAAAGTCTCCAATAACTGTTCCTCATGGCAAACCCTCACCTAAAACAGATGCTCAAGTCTGTGATATTGTGAAGGAAGCTCCTACTGTTGATGAGACTAACATATTGATGACTTCAAAACATAAGACTTCTATCAGCACATCATGCCCAAAGACTTCTGGGGATAGTGGGAACAAACCAAATACTAAATCAAATGTTGTACTTGAAGGTATTCACTCTTCTCTACATTCAGAACAATCTGAATCTGCAGAAGAGATCAGTAGAGCAACACCTACCAAGTCTAAAGACAAACTTCAAGACATTCCTAGTCCAGAAACTTCAAGCCAATCTCAACCTAGACGTACCCCAATAGTTGAAATAAGTGATGAAACTTACGAATGTGTGAAAAAACGTCGTTTCACTATAAAAAGTGTAGAATCTACCAAAACTATCCACAAAGATGACTCAACCAGCCAAATAAAATCGACTGAAAAAACCTCTTTGAGTTCAGAAACAACTCCTACACCACACCGTAGATCCATATTTAGTCCAGATGTGTCACCCAAAGTGCTACGTAAACTGAGCGATTTCATGTCCACTTCAGAGCTAATGAAACGAAGAATATCCGACATAAGTAATTTACTTTCTCGCAGAAGTGCAGAACAAGATACTGCAGAGCAATCGATACCAGATGACATGTCATCATTTTGTAGTAAATTAAATAGAATTGTCCGTCTAAGGCATGACAGCTATTCGATAGATGGTTCATCCTCTCATGTCAAAAGACCAAAATTTCGAATATCTTATCTTAGTCGAGATGTACCACTCGCCTCAACTCCACCTTTACACGCTGATCTTCTAAACTATTTACCATTTGGAGATGAAACCATATCAACTCCAGTTTGGTCGTTTCAGAGAAACAATCCTTTCCATTCTGATCCCAGTTCACTCCGAAATTCTCCTGAGAGATTCGCTTCGCCTTCTTTGACGAGGAAACttttatctaaatttttcaacgattctcTAGACTATGATATTTCTCCTACTCCTTCCACTTCGACGAATGGTTTGCCGAAGGATAAAATAACGGGAATTATTTCCTAATTTTTAAGTACGTTTTTGAATTATACATTATTTTCTATAAGTTgttttaaatgtaggtacatacctattgcGAAAAGAAATAATTCAAAGAACCTTTTTACACcggaaaataaaatatacatattataccaCTATGTTAAAGACTACCAATTAGATCTTTGAATTGTAGGTCCCTGCAGATACTtgctcaaatttcagtttcattaCACTAGAATACCACCTACTTctatctacatacctactttcttTTAGGCCTACCAATCATAATGTTGGATTAGATTATTtcatgtacctatgtaaaatgatattttcataaattattttaaaattttatttcttgcttttttaaaCAAGTTACCCACATAACGCGTTTGTTTGATATATATTCAGGAGCCGCATGACTGGTGCAGATGCTGTGAACCATAAATGGCTGAAAAATGCTGGAGAGATTACCTTGAGTAAAGCCAAGCTGAAGAAATATGTGACCAAGAAACGCTGGGTTAAAGCAGCCAATACCATAATCGCATTACAAAGGATGGGAGCCAAGTTGGAAGATGATGAAGCACCTTAGcgttatttattttcaataagttgatattataagttgttttttttctttttgtttttgtttctatAAAGTTCTAAGATCATTTATACCTTAAAttgtttcggaaaaaaataaaataaacgcaTTTAGAATTTTGCTATAATATCGACTATGTTAAGGACCacctttgaaatttaaaaaattgaagattgagaAGAGTGGGTACCTATAACAgaaaaaatatcgtaattttttggagaaaaaacgTTTAGTTTCAAATCGAGTCAACATTTgcgccaaaaaagttttttttttcggagccAGATTCACACCAGAGTGATTTGCTTCTGCTGGAAGTCACCCATTTTCGAAT
This region of Planococcus citri chromosome 5, ihPlaCitr1.1, whole genome shotgun sequence genomic DNA includes:
- the LOC135849035 gene encoding probable serine/threonine-protein kinase nek3, whose translation is MIKIDENDPIGEMDPSFPFRDVVIRKNTDMKEFYDLQKEIGRGKFGTVYRCTEKSTGLKLAAKFIGISKRQDRRNAEREVEIMRELQHPRLIQMYDAFEINNIMCVVLELIEGGELFERVIDDDFILTEKSVSVFMRQICEGIAFIHSKNILHLDMKPENILCLTRTGNRIKIIDFGLARKYDPEKKLQVLFGTPEFVAPEVVNFDSIGFGTDMWSVGVICYVLLSGLSPFMGETDVQTMANVTIAQYDYDDEAFNDISADAKDFIGKLLLKDREQRMSATECLSHRWLQRRKPPVSRSPPCNPIPQSELDLQKDTLRYLVDRWNNDSSISLVLNNEDDKCEKVIDICKVNGITEQPSKSRDELVSKMASSPANNHTSEPSVIKLNSSSSSSDNVNESSNLDNIALVPIQSIEAPPVSNQVLKSLSDVTSTSRLSPNLKRSLSPDTVAVEAGEKEHTTKISKSLTPSRSGSSSPIVCEKLVSNVEIGNIQDESSQELPKSPLLEVPGRKSPLKQSSNIKKSPSASPKLKKKTTSRTSSPAIDDHLLNGKDEPMNYDAEIVTDKPSEKLPKSPSLLEVPGDLSQVEPTKTVKKSPSTSPKPLKKIVIKTPSPTIKDQNELILNHIDSNSIKSSQQRSEEQEKLSQVEPTSVNKSPSASPIPSLKTVVRTPSPTGKDQASNLQNELISNHNDITNEDKSSLQKLEMPKTLSPTEPTTVKKSPSPSPIPLKKTVVKTPSPTIKEQSSNPQVELMYNHTNITNDKPNQQTLEVLKNLSPIEPRTVKKSPSTSPTPLKKTVIKTPSPTINDLASHQHDQHITNNIDITNDKSGQLTLEIPKDLSQVEPATVEKSPSTSTIPMKKTVVRTPSPTIKDQSSNEQDKLISNHSDITNAKPSPLTLKMPKNLSAMEPATMKKSPSTSPTPLKKAAVNTPSPTIKDQSSNPLVQSIDQSNTLNIKFGQELSTSSLLEVPKKSPSTDTLNTKKSPSTSPKPLKKKVAKTPSPSIKDQPSQENVNAKSSLAVTPERSPQRDILKDEKSPITVPHGKPSPKTDAQVCDIVKEAPTVDETNILMTSKHKTSISTSCPKTSGDSGNKPNTKSNVVLEGIHSSLHSEQSESAEEISRATPTKSKDKLQDIPSPETSSQSQPRRTPIVEISDETYECVKKRRFTIKSVESTKTIHKDDSTSQIKSTEKTSLSSETTPTPHRRSIFSPDVSPKVLRKLSDFMSTSELMKRRISDISNLLSRRSAEQDTAEQSIPDDMSSFCSKLNRIVRLRHDSYSIDGSSSHVKRPKFRISYLSRDVPLASTPPLHADLLNYLPFGDETISTPVWSFQRNNPFHSDPSSLRNSPERFASPSLTRKLLSKFFNDSLDYDISPTPSTSTNGLPKDKITGIIS